A stretch of DNA from Meiothermus sp. Pnk-1:
GGCTGCTGCGGTCGGTGGGACCCGGCGGGGCGGGACACACCCGCTTCCTCGAGGAAGCCCAACGTCACGCCCGGCTGCTGGGTTACCGTACCTTCTGGCTCACGGGCCGCCGGGCCTACGCCACCCACCCCTATGGGGCGCTGCTCGACGGGGTGGGCCTCGGGCTCACCGAGGCCGTAATCCGGCAGGGCAGCCCCGCCCTAAAGGCGCTGGAGGGGCCGGTGCTGTGGCTGGTGGACCGGCCAGGGGAACTCGACGTGGCCAGCCGCAAGGTGATCGCCGAGTTGCTGAGCGACCCGCAGGGGCCGGTGATGGGTCTGGTTGTCGGGGGAGATGGCGCCGAGTGGCCCGTGCCCGCGCTGGTAGAGGAGGTCGAGCTGCGGGCCCTCTCGCTTGAATCGGCCCGCGTCCTGCTGCGCAGCCGCCTGCGCTGGGAGGCCCCCGAGGACTTCGTGGGGTGGCTGTGGCGGGAAACGGGGGGCTGGCCCCGGCCCCTGCTGGAGTGGCTGGAGCAGGCCGAACGCAGCGGGGTTCTGCGCCCGGGCGGCAAAGGGTACACCCTAAGCCCTGACTACGCCCAGAGGCTGAGGGAGGCCGAAGCCCCGCCCCCGCCCACGCCGGGCCTCCCCGTCCCCAAGCACAGCCTCATCGGGCGCGACCGCGAGTTGCTGGAGCTCAAGCGGCTCTTGCGCGAGCGCCGCCTGGTGACGCTGGTAGCCCAGGGGGGCATGGGCAAGACCCACCTGGCCATGCAGGCCGCCCTCGAGGTGGCCCACCTCTACCGCGACGGGGCCCACTTCGTCTCCCTGGCCGGCCTGGACCAGGCCGAGGCGCTGCCCAACCGCCTCATCCAGGAATTCGGGCTCAAAACCTCCGGCGATCCCCAGGAAAGCTTGGTGCAGCACTTCGCGGGCCGCCAGGTGCTGTGGGTGCTGGACAACTTCGAGCAGCTGCTCGAGGCCAGCGAGTTCCTGCGCGCCCTGCTACAGGCCCTGCCCGGCCTCACCCTGCTCTTGACCTCGCGCGAACGGCTGGGCCTGCCGGAGGAGTGGGTGCTGCCCTTGGAGGGGCTGGCCCTGGAGGGGAGCGACTCGGCGGCCATGCGGCTGCTGCTGCAGGCCGTCCAGCGGGTCAACCCCGGCCTGCGCCTGAGCCAGGCCGAGCTCGAGGCCGCCCGCCGCATCTGCCGGGTGGTGGAGGGCCTGCCGCTGGGGCTGGAGCTGGCCGCGGCCTGGGCCAAGGTGCTGAGCCTAGGGGAGATCGCCCAGGAGATCGAGAAAAACTTGGGCTTCCTGACCGCCCCAGGGGGCGACGAAACCCGTCCCGAGCGCCACCACTCCCTGCGGGCGGTGTTCGAGTCGTCGTGGAAGTTGCTGCACCCCGAGGAGCAGCAGATCCTGGCGCGGCTTTCGGTTTTCCGGGGCGGCTTCGACCGCGAGGGGGCGGCCCGGGTGGCCGGGGCTTCGGTCTCGGGCCTGCTGGGGCTGGTCAACCTCTCGCTCGTGCAGCGCGACCCCCACCACGACGGACGCTACCTGATGCACGAGCTGCTGCGGCAGTTCGCCCAGGAGAAGCTCTCGCCCGAGGCCCTCGAGCCCAGCCTGGCCGCCCACGCCGAGTACTTCTGGGGCCTGGCAGAGCGGGCCGAAGCCGCCCTACAGGGCCCCGAGCAAAGCCGCTGGGTGCGGCGCATCGAGCTCGAGTTCGACAACCTGCGGCTGGCCTTCTCCACCCTGCAGCGCCTGGGCCGGGCCGCCCAGGGCCAGCAGATGGCCACCTGGCTCAGCCATTGCTACGCCTGGCACGGCTTCTACCGCGAAATCGCCCACTGGCACCAGGTGTTTTTGGAGATGCCCCATCCGGTGCCCCCGGCGGTGCAGGCCAAAACCCAGCAGTCGCTGGCCCTGCAGCTCAAGAACCTGGGGCTCTGGGAGCAGAGCATGGCTTTGGTGGAGCAGAGCCTCCGGGCCAGCCGCGCCTTGGGCGACCCCGGGCTCTTAGCCGAGGCCCTGCACCTGAAGGGGTTGCTGCTGCGCGAGGCGGGCGAGTTCGCGCAGGCCCTGGCGGCGTTCGAGGAGTCGCTAGCCCTCAAACGGGAAATTGGCGATCGCTATGGCGAGGCCACCACCCTCAACGACCTCGGCATCGTCTACGGGTTGCAGGGAGAGGACCGCACGGCCAGCACCTACTTCCTGCACAGCCTCGAGCTCAAGCGGCAGGTCGGCGATGAGAAGGGCGTGGCCTACGCCCTGGGAAACCTGGCGCTGGTCAGCGAAGACCCCGAAGAGGCCCTGCGCTGGCTGTACGAGAGCCTGGAGATCAAACGGCGGCTCAAGGACCAGCAGGGCATCGCCAACGCCTACGCCAACATCGCGGCCCGCCTGCTGGAGGCTGGGCGCCCCCTCGAGGCCTGGCCGCTTTTGCTGGAGAGCCTGTCCCTCTTCCGCCAGATGGGACAGGTGGCCTCGCTGGCCCTGGTGCTCGTGAGCTGCACCCAGGCCCTGCTGGCCCTGCACCGGCCGGCCCAGGCCCTGCAGATCGCGGCCTCGGTGCGGCGCTGGGACCAGGAACATCCCACCAAGTTACCCCCGGGCACCCGGCGAAACCTCGAGGAGCAGCTCCAAAAGGCCAAAGAGGCCCTGGGGGCCGGGGCTGAACCCCCTCCGCTGGGCCTCGAAGAGGCCTGCCGGGTCGCGCTCGAGGCCCAGCCTCTCTGACCAGCCCCGCGCTTATCCCATCCGCCGGGCGAGGTAGACGAAGAAGGGCGCCCCCAGCGCCACCACCAGGATGCCCACCGGGGTCTCGAGGGGGCGGTCGATGAGCCTCGCGGCCACGTCGGCCAAGGAGAGCAGGCTGGCCCCCAGCAGGGCCGAGAGGGGGATCACCCGCCGGTAGTCGGGGCCCACCAGCCAGCGGGCCAGATGGGGCACTACCAGGCCCAAAAACCCGATAGGCCCGGCCACGCTCACCGCCGCCCCGGCCAGGAGCACCGCCACCCCGGTAGCGGCCAGGCGTACCCAGCCCACCCGGGCCCCCAGGCTCTTGGCCACCTCCTCGCCTAGGGAGAGCAGGTTGACCTGCTGCGATAGGGCCAGGGCCAGCAGCAGCGCCGGGAGGGTCCAGGGCAGGATGGTCCAGAGGTGCTCCCAGCCGCGCCCGGCCAGGCTGCCCGAGAGGTTGATGAAAGCCCCCCGGGCGCGCTCCTCGAACATGATCAGGAGAAAGCTGGCCGCCGCCCCCAGCATGGCCCCCACCGCGATGCCC
This window harbors:
- a CDS encoding diguanylate cyclase — its product is MISPQFDPLTGALSRAELFPTLEATLSAAELTGDETALLILDLDHFKSINDTFGHARGDAVLRELVERIQGAIRAGDRLFRYGGDEFVLLLPGTDHAQAVLLAERLMEVVQSRPFAGDPPLSLTLSVGLATSRAGADTPQALFERADQYLLAAKRQGRARLAEAGGEGEPQQTRWLEREAAQLGLQHFLRALPKHQRGLLRSVGPGGAGHTRFLEEAQRHARLLGYRTFWLTGRRAYATHPYGALLDGVGLGLTEAVIRQGSPALKALEGPVLWLVDRPGELDVASRKVIAELLSDPQGPVMGLVVGGDGAEWPVPALVEEVELRALSLESARVLLRSRLRWEAPEDFVGWLWRETGGWPRPLLEWLEQAERSGVLRPGGKGYTLSPDYAQRLREAEAPPPPTPGLPVPKHSLIGRDRELLELKRLLRERRLVTLVAQGGMGKTHLAMQAALEVAHLYRDGAHFVSLAGLDQAEALPNRLIQEFGLKTSGDPQESLVQHFAGRQVLWVLDNFEQLLEASEFLRALLQALPGLTLLLTSRERLGLPEEWVLPLEGLALEGSDSAAMRLLLQAVQRVNPGLRLSQAELEAARRICRVVEGLPLGLELAAAWAKVLSLGEIAQEIEKNLGFLTAPGGDETRPERHHSLRAVFESSWKLLHPEEQQILARLSVFRGGFDREGAARVAGASVSGLLGLVNLSLVQRDPHHDGRYLMHELLRQFAQEKLSPEALEPSLAAHAEYFWGLAERAEAALQGPEQSRWVRRIELEFDNLRLAFSTLQRLGRAAQGQQMATWLSHCYAWHGFYREIAHWHQVFLEMPHPVPPAVQAKTQQSLALQLKNLGLWEQSMALVEQSLRASRALGDPGLLAEALHLKGLLLREAGEFAQALAAFEESLALKREIGDRYGEATTLNDLGIVYGLQGEDRTASTYFLHSLELKRQVGDEKGVAYALGNLALVSEDPEEALRWLYESLEIKRRLKDQQGIANAYANIAARLLEAGRPLEAWPLLLESLSLFRQMGQVASLALVLVSCTQALLALHRPAQALQIAASVRRWDQEHPTKLPPGTRRNLEEQLQKAKEALGAGAEPPPLGLEEACRVALEAQPL
- a CDS encoding iron ABC transporter permease: MVLSRRHVQALPLVFVLAAGLSAFSFLLAISVGAVDIPLGEVWRLLLWPDDSNSSLIVHTLRLPRALVALLVGAALGVSGAMMQGVTRNPLTEPGILGVNAGAALALLLGVVFFPGLPAWATVLLAALGGVGAAVLVYSITAAVGLTPVRLALAGIAVGAMLGAAASFLLIMFEERARGAFINLSGSLAGRGWEHLWTILPWTLPALLLALALSQQVNLLSLGEEVAKSLGARVGWVRLAATGVAVLLAGAAVSVAGPIGFLGLVVPHLARWLVGPDYRRVIPLSALLGASLLSLADVAARLIDRPLETPVGILVVALGAPFFVYLARRMG